Proteins encoded together in one Numida meleagris isolate 19003 breed g44 Domestic line chromosome 17, NumMel1.0, whole genome shotgun sequence window:
- the CDR2L gene encoding cerebellar degeneration-related protein 2-like — MLSTDRMEEFQSEEEEPWYDQQDLEQDLHLAAELGKTLLERNKELEESLQQMYATNEEQVQEIEYLTKQLEMLRQMNEQHAKVYEQLDLTARDLELANQKLVLESKTSQQKIQCLTETIEGLQTQVEELQKQVEEMRSLEQLRIRREKRERRRTIHTFPCLKELCSSPRYEDKFQVHSSSTEFNQKPLERENERLQAMVDSLRSQVNQEKQRKERVEREYTSVIQEYSDLEQRVCEMEHCKLRIKELEAELLELQQMKQVKKYLLSREDNLSEALLEPLNNAPEADYIDLSEEEGGKSHGQSMTPSPNHPVRKSCSDTALNAIVTKDAVSRHEGNYTLHANNVRKRGMSILREVDEQYHALLEKYEELLSKCRQHKDSVRHTGVQTSRPISRDSSFRDFRGEGFELEERKSMEKTISKHVEAVDKRLEQSQPEYKALFKEIFSRIQKTKADINATKVKNKSSK, encoded by the exons ATGCTGAGCACCGACAGGATGGAGGAGTTTCAGAGCGAGGAAGAGGAGCCCTGGTACGACCAGCAGGACCTGGAGCAGG acttGCACttggctgctgagctggggaAGACACTGCTGGAGCGCAACAAGGAGCTGGAGGAGTCTCTGCAGCAGATGTATGCCACCAATGAAGAGCAAGTGCAGGAAATTGAG tatcTGACCAAGCAGCTGGAGATGCTACGGCAGATGAACGAGCAGCATGCCAAAGTCTACGAGCAGCTAGACCTGACAGCACGGGACCTGGAACTGGCAAATCAGAAGCTCGTGCTGGAAAGCAAGACATCCCAACAGAAGATACAATG cttGACGGAAACGATCGAGGGGCTGCAGACCCaggtggaggagctgcagaagcaggTGGAGGAGATGCGGAGCTTGGAGCAGCTCCGCATCCGGCGGGAGAAGAGGGAACGGCGCCGAACAATCCACACCTTCCCCTGCCTGAAggagctgtgctccagccccag GTATGAAGACAAGTTCCAGGTCCACAGCTCCTCAACAGAGTTCAACCAGAAGCCGCTGGAGCGGGAGAACGAGCGCCTGCAAGCCATGGTGGACTCCTTGAGGTCCCAGGTGAACCAGGAGAAGCAGCGGAAGGAGCGGGTTGAGCGGGAGTACACCTCTGTGATTCAGGAGTATTCGGACCTCGAGCAGCGCGTGTGTGAGATGGAGCACTGCAAGCTGCGCATCAaggagctggaggcagagctcctggagctgcagcagatgaaACAAGTCAAGAAGTATCTGCTCAGCAGGGAAGACAACCTGTCCGAGGCCCTCCTGGAGCCACTGAATAACGCCCCAGAAGCAGACTACATCGACCTCtcagaggaagagggagggaaaagtCACGGGCAGTCAATGACACCTTCCCCAAATCACCCTGTCCGGAAAAGCTGCAGTGACACAGCTCTCAATGCCATCGTCACCAAGGACGCCGTGAGCCGGCACGAGGGCAATTACACGCTGCATGCCAACAACGTGCGCAAACGGGGCATGTCCATCCTGAGGGAGGTGGACGAGCAGTATCACGCCTTGCTGGAAAAGTATGAGGAGCTCCTGAGTAAATGCCGGCAGCACAAGGACAGCGTGCGTCACACAGGGGTCCAGACCTCCCGCCCTATCTCTCGTGACAGCTCCTTTAGAGACTTCCGGGGAGAAGGGTTTGAGCTGGAAGAGCGGAAATCCATGGAGAAGACCATCAGCAAACATGTGGAGGCCGTGGACAAGCGGCTGGAGCAGAGTCAGCCTGAGTACAAGGCTCTTTTTAAGGAGATCTTCTCCCGcatccagaaaacaaaagcagacatcAATGCCACAAAGGTGAAAAACAAGAGCAGCAAATGA